The Algoriphagus sanaruensis genome window below encodes:
- a CDS encoding tetratricopeptide repeat protein produces the protein MRFLFLSFLLFSILSCKTTLPEPDLELSVADSVFLTPLGKTYSIPSPSESLLLQMEEAKKNFESNPTDLESLIWYGRRTAYLGHYQNAIAIFTYGIEKFPKEPKLYRHRGHRYISIREYKKAISDLEKAAELIQNASNEIEPDGMPNALNIPVSTLHGNIYYHLGLAYYLVQDYEKAFEAYLKCRETGSNYDNIVSSTHWLYMIQQRMGNPEKAMEMLAPIHADSTVIENQSYADLCRLYKGWLPMDSLIQQGPGGNPSNDAFRYGVANWHLYHRDTIQAKSMLEALLNTKSFTSFGYLAAEQDWINLFTPNP, from the coding sequence ATGCGATTTCTATTCCTTTCCTTCCTTCTTTTTTCGATTCTATCCTGCAAGACAACCCTTCCTGAGCCGGACTTGGAGTTAAGTGTTGCGGACTCTGTGTTTTTAACACCGCTAGGAAAAACCTATTCCATCCCTTCACCCTCTGAATCACTTCTTCTACAAATGGAAGAAGCAAAAAAGAACTTTGAGTCCAATCCCACCGACTTAGAATCCTTGATTTGGTATGGTCGTCGAACAGCCTATCTCGGGCACTACCAAAATGCGATTGCAATCTTTACTTATGGAATAGAAAAATTTCCAAAGGAGCCCAAACTCTATCGACATCGAGGTCATCGCTATATTTCTATTCGGGAGTATAAAAAAGCAATTTCAGATTTGGAAAAAGCTGCGGAACTGATTCAAAACGCCTCAAATGAAATCGAGCCCGACGGCATGCCTAATGCCTTAAACATTCCGGTTAGCACGTTACACGGCAATATTTATTACCATTTAGGATTGGCGTATTACTTGGTTCAAGACTATGAAAAGGCTTTCGAAGCATACTTGAAATGCAGAGAAACCGGTTCAAATTATGACAACATCGTATCCAGTACCCATTGGCTGTATATGATTCAACAACGAATGGGCAATCCAGAAAAAGCAATGGAAATGCTCGCTCCTATCCATGCAGATTCAACAGTGATAGAAAATCAAAGTTATGCCGACCTCTGTCGCCTTTATAAAGGCTGGCTTCCCATGGATTCCTTAATTCAGCAAGGCCCGGGTGGCAATCCGTCAAATGATGCCTTCCGATATGGAGTCGCCAATTGGCATCTTTACCATAGAGACACGATTCAGGCAAAATCGATGCTGGAGGCGCTATTGAATACCAAATCCTTCACTTCATTTGGCTACTTGGCTGCAGAACAAGATTGGATCAACCTTTTTACCCCTAATCCCTAA
- a CDS encoding L-rhamnose mutarotase: MKKFCLALDLIDDPESIKTYEAHHAPGAAWPEVTQHDIDCGIVNIEIFRTGNRMFMILETVDEFTFEKKAEMDASNPIIAKWEELMWGFQQPLPWAKPGEKWILMDRIFKSGL; encoded by the coding sequence ATGAAAAAATTTTGCCTCGCACTAGACCTGATAGACGATCCTGAATCCATCAAAACGTATGAAGCACATCATGCGCCTGGAGCAGCTTGGCCTGAGGTCACCCAACATGATATTGACTGTGGAATAGTAAACATTGAAATCTTCCGTACCGGCAACCGAATGTTTATGATTTTGGAAACTGTGGATGAATTTACGTTTGAGAAAAAAGCGGAAATGGATGCCAGTAACCCAATCATTGCGAAGTGGGAAGAATTGATGTGGGGATTTCAACAGCCATTACCTTGGGCAAAACCCGGTGAAAAATGGATTTTGATGGACCGGATTTTCAAATCTGGCCTTTAA
- a CDS encoding DUF2200 domain-containing protein, whose translation MHVTPESDQKIANMKFFSVYPHYVTKVEKKGRTKAELHQVISWLTGFSDEDIQKMINEKVTFEEFFSRATLHPNASLITGVICGYRVEEIEFPITRQVRYLDKLVDELAKGKKMEKILREG comes from the coding sequence ATGCATGTAACCCCAGAATCAGATCAAAAAATCGCCAACATGAAATTCTTTTCGGTCTATCCTCACTACGTCACCAAGGTGGAGAAAAAAGGGCGAACCAAAGCAGAATTACATCAAGTGATCTCTTGGTTGACGGGGTTCTCGGATGAAGACATTCAGAAAATGATCAATGAAAAGGTCACTTTTGAGGAATTCTTTTCCAGAGCAACCCTTCACCCTAATGCTTCTTTGATTACCGGCGTGATATGCGGATACCGAGTGGAAGAAATTGAATTCCCCATTACCAGACAGGTCCGTTATTTGGACAAGTTGGTCGATGAATTAGCCAAAGGAAAGAAAATGGAGAAGATCCTTCGGGAAGGATAA
- a CDS encoding sugar phosphate isomerase/epimerase family protein — MIQSAVTLNLIDSMHQGPWIYWHELEASFKKASDLGFDAVELFTQSGHQVDSDYILELLERYHLKIAAVGTGAGKVLQGLTLTDTNPEIRRSAIEYISEMIAFGAKFGAPAIIGSMQGNVSANRPREEAFAWLAEGLLELQNRAKAAGVFLIYEPLNRYESNLMNTLEAGSTFLKEHQLDGIRLLADLFHMNIEEENLAESLSSNAPFIGHVHFADSNRRPMGFGHTDMRPIAETLHQIGYSGYVSAEAFPYPNSDEAATQTIREFKKYFR, encoded by the coding sequence ATCTGCGGTAACGCTCAACCTCATTGATTCCATGCATCAAGGTCCATGGATTTATTGGCACGAACTGGAAGCTAGCTTCAAAAAAGCATCGGATCTGGGATTTGATGCAGTGGAATTATTCACCCAATCCGGCCATCAAGTCGATTCAGACTATATCCTTGAACTGCTTGAGCGCTATCACTTGAAAATCGCGGCAGTAGGAACCGGGGCAGGAAAGGTACTTCAAGGTCTTACGCTCACGGACACCAATCCAGAAATCCGTCGAAGCGCTATCGAATACATTTCTGAAATGATTGCTTTTGGGGCAAAATTCGGAGCCCCAGCAATTATTGGTTCCATGCAAGGAAATGTTTCTGCCAATCGACCCCGAGAAGAAGCTTTTGCTTGGCTGGCAGAGGGACTTTTAGAACTTCAAAATCGGGCTAAGGCTGCAGGAGTTTTTTTGATTTATGAACCGCTCAATCGTTATGAAAGTAACTTGATGAATACGCTTGAAGCAGGAAGTACCTTTTTGAAAGAACATCAACTTGATGGGATTCGCCTTTTAGCAGATCTATTTCACATGAATATCGAGGAAGAAAACCTTGCCGAAAGTCTCTCATCCAACGCTCCTTTTATCGGGCATGTCCATTTCGCAGATTCCAACCGAAGACCTATGGGTTTTGGCCATACCGACATGAGACCGATCGCAGAAACCCTCCATCAAATCGGATATTCTGGATATGTTTCCGCGGAGGCTTTTCCTTATCCCAATTCGGATGAAGCCGCCACCCAAACAATCCGCGAGTTCAAAAAATACTTTCGCTAA